One genomic segment of Odocoileus virginianus isolate 20LAN1187 ecotype Illinois chromosome 33, Ovbor_1.2, whole genome shotgun sequence includes these proteins:
- the SAP25 gene encoding histone deacetylase complex subunit SAP25 isoform X2 codes for MLPWNARRWGAGEEQAPMERCPSADSGLSQAWDSGEEALVEPGTATEGSPQPWRRRLSWTRKEQLRPRLLPGLAAKHSPGTPVPFSLQRTWGVAPSKMTLLAPWDPNYEAAAGRRLVWGPSCASGISVSGRTLYHPSFWPLYQAASCRGLRPGLAGCWREEQVPRGAGFPVMCSEDVFFLDRLLPRGQRVPLYLSEASQQVMGSLKLLLPRPIMSPWLLPIPTSRCSTAWLSGPELIALTGLLQMSQGEPRPSTSGAPGLPSGPPALASGHPAASGGSGCSHCGEPSLPGTPDAQGP; via the exons ATGCTGCCCTGGAACGCCCGGCGGTGGGGCGCGGGTGAAGAGCAGGCGCCCATGGAACGATGCCCCTCGGCGGACAGCGGCCTCTCCCAGGCCTGGGACTCCGGAGAGGAAGCCCTGGTGGAGCCAGGAACAGCCACAGAGGGCAG cccccagccctggcgTCGAAGACTTTCCTGGACTCGGAAAGAGCAGCTGCGGCCTCGGCTCCTCCCAGGCCTGGCTGCCAAGCATTCCCCGGGAACTCCAG TTCCTTTCTCCCTTCAGAGGACTTGGGGGGTGGCACCATCAAAGATGACCCTGTTAGCGCCCTGGGACCCCAACTATGAGGCTGCAGCAGGACGTCGGCTGGTGTGG GGACCTAGCTGTGCATCTGGCATCTCCGTATCAGGCCGGACCTTGTACCATCCCTCATTCTGGCCTCTGTACCAGGCAGCCTCATGCAGGGGCCTCAGGCCCGGTCTAGCAGGATGTTGGCGTGAAGAGCAAGTGCCCAGGGGTGCAG GGTTCCCGGTGATGTGCTCTGAAGATGTCTTCTTTTTGGACCGTCTGCTGCCCCGTGGGCAGCGTGTTCCCCTGTACCTGTCTGAGGCCTCTCAGCAG gTGATGGGGTCTCTGAAGCTGCTGCTCCCACGCCCGATCATGTCCCCCTGGCTCCTCCCCATTCCGACTTCGCGCTGCTCCACTGCTTGGCTCAGTGGACCAGAGCTAATCGCCCTCACTGGCCTCCTGCAGATGAGCCAGGGGGAACCGAGACCCAGCACCTCAGGGGCTCCCGGGCTTCCTTCTGGTCCCCCAGCCCTTGCCTCTGGTCACCCAGCTGCCAGTGGTGGCTCGGGCTGTTCTCACTGCGGGGAACCATCTCTCCCCGGGACCCCAGACGCCCAAGGTCCATAG
- the SAP25 gene encoding histone deacetylase complex subunit SAP25 isoform X1: MLPWNARRWGAGEEQAPMERCPSADSGLSQAWDSGEEALVEPGTATEGSPQPWRRRLSWTRKEQLRPRLLPGLAAKHSPGTPVPFSLQRTWGVAPSKMTLLAPWDPNYEAAAGRRLVWGPSCASGISVSGRTLYHPSFWPLYQAASCRGLRPGLAGCWREEQVPRGAGFPVMCSEDVFFLDRLLPRGQRVPLYLSEASQQVSAPAASASPQPSGRAFRETLPLLSPQVMGSLKLLLPRPIMSPWLLPIPTSRCSTAWLSGPELIALTGLLQMSQGEPRPSTSGAPGLPSGPPALASGHPAASGGSGCSHCGEPSLPGTPDAQGP; the protein is encoded by the exons ATGCTGCCCTGGAACGCCCGGCGGTGGGGCGCGGGTGAAGAGCAGGCGCCCATGGAACGATGCCCCTCGGCGGACAGCGGCCTCTCCCAGGCCTGGGACTCCGGAGAGGAAGCCCTGGTGGAGCCAGGAACAGCCACAGAGGGCAG cccccagccctggcgTCGAAGACTTTCCTGGACTCGGAAAGAGCAGCTGCGGCCTCGGCTCCTCCCAGGCCTGGCTGCCAAGCATTCCCCGGGAACTCCAG TTCCTTTCTCCCTTCAGAGGACTTGGGGGGTGGCACCATCAAAGATGACCCTGTTAGCGCCCTGGGACCCCAACTATGAGGCTGCAGCAGGACGTCGGCTGGTGTGG GGACCTAGCTGTGCATCTGGCATCTCCGTATCAGGCCGGACCTTGTACCATCCCTCATTCTGGCCTCTGTACCAGGCAGCCTCATGCAGGGGCCTCAGGCCCGGTCTAGCAGGATGTTGGCGTGAAGAGCAAGTGCCCAGGGGTGCAG GGTTCCCGGTGATGTGCTCTGAAGATGTCTTCTTTTTGGACCGTCTGCTGCCCCGTGGGCAGCGTGTTCCCCTGTACCTGTCTGAGGCCTCTCAGCAGGTGAGCGCTCCTGCTGCCTCCGCCTCACCCCAGCCTTCAGGCAGGGCTTTCCGGGAGACActgcccctcctctctcctcaggTGATGGGGTCTCTGAAGCTGCTGCTCCCACGCCCGATCATGTCCCCCTGGCTCCTCCCCATTCCGACTTCGCGCTGCTCCACTGCTTGGCTCAGTGGACCAGAGCTAATCGCCCTCACTGGCCTCCTGCAGATGAGCCAGGGGGAACCGAGACCCAGCACCTCAGGGGCTCCCGGGCTTCCTTCTGGTCCCCCAGCCCTTGCCTCTGGTCACCCAGCTGCCAGTGGTGGCTCGGGCTGTTCTCACTGCGGGGAACCATCTCTCCCCGGGACCCCAGACGCCCAAGGTCCATAG
- the LOC110126493 gene encoding insulin receptor substrate 1-like — protein sequence MKAGDPTTTPEAQSAAVALGPPRSWVCPADVRLCGHLRKQKSQRRRFFVLRADPPRLECYESEKKFRAGRTPPKFSVSLGGACTISKRMDARQRHLIVLYTRDRSLGVAAASEAEQQAWYGALLEARAAAGPSSPEDPGAWILAPFQDVWPVTLRPKGLGRARGLGSGGYCLCLGSGVLSLLRKPGGRGSGATGASPPPALRLSLLSVRRCGHADSFFFLELGRSAPTGPGELWLQAPDAVVAQSIHETVLAAMKRIGDSGAVGRAEPLPRKPPTGAFRPSVPQSYETPDSAAQTSELNRRDGPSETSEQATKTLARLGEAASNPVRLERSGGYITMGAGSDYEPMKGGQAGGYVVMEPPGLPASTKAAPRLPLQDGGVTEYVTMSCCAPRSFSSGFLPLSSGAGEPGPGLQGSPLGIRDGWGRAGAQPCLQPPSELAGEYVCIEYAAADYIGMGTAIPETPDRGLNYVDLDLVPPLEVRGHAPGARPRPHSYARLEFQNLAETRSSCSITPDSQVGFGPPPCP from the exons ATGAAGGCCGGAGACCCCACGACTACCCCGGAGGCCCAGTCGGCCGCCGTGGCTCTGGGTCCGCCGCGTTCCTGGGTCTGCCCGGCTGACGTGCGGCTCTGCGGCCACCTGCGGAAGCAGAAGTCCCAGCGCCGCCGCTTTTTTGTGCTCCGCGCCGACCCGCCGCGCCTCGAATGTTACGAGAGCGAGAAGAAGTTCCGCGCCGGCCGAACGCCGCCCAAGTTCAGCGTGAGCCTGGGGGGCGCCTGCACCATCAGCAAGCGCATGGACGCGCGCCAGCGCCACCTGATCGTCCTGTACACGCGCGACCGCAGCCTGGGCGTGGCGGCGGCCAGCGAGGCGGAGCAGCAGGCGTGGTACGGCGCCCTGCTCGAGGCGCGCGCCGCCGCCG GTCCCAGTTCCCCCGAGGACCCCGGGGCCTGGATCCTCGCTCCGTTTCAGGACGTCTGGCCTGTGACTCTGCGACCCAAGGGGCTGGGGCGGGCACGAGGCCTGGGCAGCGGCGGCTACTGCCTGTGCCTGGGTTCCGGGGTACTGAGCCTGCTGCGGAAGCCAGGGGGCAGAGGCTCCGGGGCCACCGGGGCATCTCCGCCGCCAGCCCTGCGCCTGTCCCTGCTCAGCGTGCGCCGCTGCGGCCACGCAGactcttttttcttcctggagCTCGGCCGTTCAGCACCCACGGGTCCCGGGGAGCTCTGGCTACAGGCGCCCGACGCCGTGGTGGCCCAAAGCATTCACGAGACAGTTCTGGCCGCCATGAAGCGAATCGGGGACAGTGGTGCTGTTGGCAGGGCTGAGCCACTGCCAAGAAAGCCCCCAACGGGCGCCTTCAGACCCTCTGTCCCCCAATCTTATGAGACCCCAGACTCTGCAGCCCAAACAAGCGAGCTGAACCGTCGGGATGGCCCGAGTGAGACCAGCGAGCAAGCAACCAAGACCCTGGCAAGGCTGGGGGAGGCAGCCTCCAACCCCGTGAGGTTGGAGCGGAGCGGGGGCTACATAACAATGGGAGCCGGGAGTGACTACGAGCCCATGAAGGGCGGCCAAGCCGGCGGCTACGTGGTGATGGAGCCCCCGGGCCTTCCCGCCTCCACCAAAGCAGCTCCCCGCCTGCCGCTCCAGGATGGAGGGGTCACTGAATACGTGACCATGAGCTGCTGTGCACCACGGTCCTTTTCCTCAGGTTTCTTGCCTCTTTCCTCCGGGGCCGGGGAGCCTGGACCCGGGCTCCAAGGCTCTCCTCTCGGCATCAGAGACGGCTGGGGACGGGCTGGGGCTCAGCCCTGCTTGCAGCCGCCGTCAGAGTTAGCCGGGGAATACGTGTGCATTGAGTATGCGGCCGCGGACTACATAGGAATGGGCACTGCCATCCCGGAGACCCCAGACCGTGGCCTCAACTACGTGGACCTGGATCTGGTCCCTCCCCTGGAGGTGCGGGGCCACGCCCCCGGGGCCAGGCCCCGCCCACACAGCTACGCTCGGCTGGAGTTCCAGAACCTCGCGGAGACCCGG AGTTCCTGCAGCATCACTCCAGACTCTCAAGTCGGCTTcggccccccaccctgcccctga